One window from the genome of Carcharodon carcharias isolate sCarCar2 chromosome 9, sCarCar2.pri, whole genome shotgun sequence encodes:
- the yod1 gene encoding ubiquitin thioesterase OTU1 isoform X3, producing MSKFGAKSSDNDTFPQLIRHVVPADNSCLFTSVHYVVEGGVCEPTCAPEMRNLIAHIVASDPDLYTEAVLGKSNWDYCNWIRQNDTWGGAIEISILSKFYQCEICVVDTQTVRVDRFGEDIGHMKRVLLIYDGIHYDPLERQFEDSETPAQTIFSTADDVVLTQALELADEARRKRQFTDLSRFTLRCVICQKGLVGQVEAREHAKETGHTNFGEIMNLICSTDPRISKYKIQITTFISGPLHLFGGLKLTSVHAQW from the exons ATGTCAAAATTTGGTGCTAAAAGCTCAGATAACGATACTTTCCCACAGCTGATCCGGCATGTTGTCCCTGCAGACAATTCATGTCTCTTCACGAGCGTCCACTACGTGGTAGAAGGTGGTGTTTGTGAGCCAACCTGTGCTCCGGAAATGCGAAACCTGATAGCACACATTGTGGCAAGTGACCCTGATTTGTACACAGAAGCTGTACTAGGAAAAAGTAATTGGGATTACTGCAATTGGATTCGACAAAATGACACGTGGGGaggagccattgaaatctctatTCTATCCAAGTTTTACCAGTGTGAGATCTGTGTAGTGGACACACAAACTGTTCGAGTAGACAGGTTTGGGGAGGATATAGGCCACATGAAACGTGTCCTCCTGATCTATGATGGGATCCATTATGACCCATTAGAACGACAGTTTGAAGATTCTGAAACACCCGCACAAACCATCTTCTCCACCGCTGATGATGTTGTGCTTACTCAAGCACTTGAGTTGGCAGACGAAGCTAGAAGGAAACGACAATTTACTGATCTGAGTAGATTCACATTGCGATGTGTAATCTGCCAAAAGGGGCTGGTGGGTCAGGTAGAGGCTAGGGAGCATGCGAAAGAGACTGGACACACCAACTTTGGGGAG ATCATGAACCTGATATGTTCTACAGACCCAAGAATATCTAAATACAAAATTCAGATTACTACTTTTATATCAGGACCACTGCACCTTTTTGGGGGATTAAAGTTGACTTCCGTTCATGCTCAATGGTGA
- the yod1 gene encoding ubiquitin thioesterase OTU1 isoform X2: MTMLRLRCKAKNGTHLMQGLTSASCAQELKDKVEELTGIPCALQKIMVGFPPSSLDLRNGEMPLKDCPIKSGDTLIVEEERDTLKIKATMSKFGAKSSDNDTFPQLIRHVVPADNSCLFTSVHYVVEGGVCEPTCAPEMRNLIAHIVASDPDLYTEAVLGKSNWDYCNWIRQNDTWGGAIEISILSKFYQCEICVVDTQTVRVDRFGEDIGHMKRVLLIYDGIHYDPLERQFEDSETPAQTIFSTADDVVLTQALELADEARRKRQFTDLSRFTLRCVICQKGLVGQVEAREHAKETGHTNFGEV; this comes from the exons ATGACAATGCTACGTTTACGATGTAAAGCAAAGAATGGAACTCACCTGATGCAAGGGCTGACTTCAGCGTCCTGTGCCCAAGAGTTGAAAGATAAAGTAGAAGAACTAACTGGAATTCCATGTGCACTACAAAAAATCATGGTGGGATTTCCTCCATCCAGCTTGGATCTTCGTAATGGAGAAATGCCTCTCAAAGATTGTCCTATCAAATCTG GAGATACTTTGATTGTGGAAGAGGAAAGGGATACATTGAAGATCAAAGCCACCATGTCAAAATTTGGTGCTAAAAGCTCAGATAACGATACTTTCCCACAGCTGATCCGGCATGTTGTCCCTGCAGACAATTCATGTCTCTTCACGAGCGTCCACTACGTGGTAGAAGGTGGTGTTTGTGAGCCAACCTGTGCTCCGGAAATGCGAAACCTGATAGCACACATTGTGGCAAGTGACCCTGATTTGTACACAGAAGCTGTACTAGGAAAAAGTAATTGGGATTACTGCAATTGGATTCGACAAAATGACACGTGGGGaggagccattgaaatctctatTCTATCCAAGTTTTACCAGTGTGAGATCTGTGTAGTGGACACACAAACTGTTCGAGTAGACAGGTTTGGGGAGGATATAGGCCACATGAAACGTGTCCTCCTGATCTATGATGGGATCCATTATGACCCATTAGAACGACAGTTTGAAGATTCTGAAACACCCGCACAAACCATCTTCTCCACCGCTGATGATGTTGTGCTTACTCAAGCACTTGAGTTGGCAGACGAAGCTAGAAGGAAACGACAATTTACTGATCTGAGTAGATTCACATTGCGATGTGTAATCTGCCAAAAGGGGCTGGTGGGTCAGGTAGAGGCTAGGGAGCATGCGAAAGAGACTGGACACACCAACTTTGGGGAGGTATGA
- the yod1 gene encoding ubiquitin thioesterase OTU1 isoform X1, with protein sequence MTMLRLRCKAKNGTHLMQGLTSASCAQELKDKVEELTGIPCALQKIMVGFPPSSLDLRNGEMPLKDCPIKSGDTLIVEEERDTLKIKATMSKFGAKSSDNDTFPQLIRHVVPADNSCLFTSVHYVVEGGVCEPTCAPEMRNLIAHIVASDPDLYTEAVLGKSNWDYCNWIRQNDTWGGAIEISILSKFYQCEICVVDTQTVRVDRFGEDIGHMKRVLLIYDGIHYDPLERQFEDSETPAQTIFSTADDVVLTQALELADEARRKRQFTDLSRFTLRCVICQKGLVGQVEAREHAKETGHTNFGEIMNLICSTDPRISKYKIQITTFISGPLHLFGGLKLTSVHAQW encoded by the exons ATGACAATGCTACGTTTACGATGTAAAGCAAAGAATGGAACTCACCTGATGCAAGGGCTGACTTCAGCGTCCTGTGCCCAAGAGTTGAAAGATAAAGTAGAAGAACTAACTGGAATTCCATGTGCACTACAAAAAATCATGGTGGGATTTCCTCCATCCAGCTTGGATCTTCGTAATGGAGAAATGCCTCTCAAAGATTGTCCTATCAAATCTG GAGATACTTTGATTGTGGAAGAGGAAAGGGATACATTGAAGATCAAAGCCACCATGTCAAAATTTGGTGCTAAAAGCTCAGATAACGATACTTTCCCACAGCTGATCCGGCATGTTGTCCCTGCAGACAATTCATGTCTCTTCACGAGCGTCCACTACGTGGTAGAAGGTGGTGTTTGTGAGCCAACCTGTGCTCCGGAAATGCGAAACCTGATAGCACACATTGTGGCAAGTGACCCTGATTTGTACACAGAAGCTGTACTAGGAAAAAGTAATTGGGATTACTGCAATTGGATTCGACAAAATGACACGTGGGGaggagccattgaaatctctatTCTATCCAAGTTTTACCAGTGTGAGATCTGTGTAGTGGACACACAAACTGTTCGAGTAGACAGGTTTGGGGAGGATATAGGCCACATGAAACGTGTCCTCCTGATCTATGATGGGATCCATTATGACCCATTAGAACGACAGTTTGAAGATTCTGAAACACCCGCACAAACCATCTTCTCCACCGCTGATGATGTTGTGCTTACTCAAGCACTTGAGTTGGCAGACGAAGCTAGAAGGAAACGACAATTTACTGATCTGAGTAGATTCACATTGCGATGTGTAATCTGCCAAAAGGGGCTGGTGGGTCAGGTAGAGGCTAGGGAGCATGCGAAAGAGACTGGACACACCAACTTTGGGGAG ATCATGAACCTGATATGTTCTACAGACCCAAGAATATCTAAATACAAAATTCAGATTACTACTTTTATATCAGGACCACTGCACCTTTTTGGGGGATTAAAGTTGACTTCCGTTCATGCTCAATGGTGA